The nucleotide sequence ATTTCGATTATTTCGCTGTCGAATTtgctaattttttaataattacaaattattactTTTGGTAATTTGTACTCTCCAAGTTGCAAAGTTTCTAACTGATGATATTATATTATGCAAAAAGGGTTACATCGGAATAGTTCCGGATAAATGCTTTCAAACTAATGCCTATTTTacagcaaaaaagaaaaaacacatTATATTACTTAATTGGTACTGATACATATGACATAAACTGGTCTTCAAGATTTTGAGATGTATCCGCCGATGTGTCGTGGAGAAATCTCCAAtgaattaaaaagagaaaaaggcgAACTTCCGTTTAACATTTATTGCACAACTAAAATTAACGGTGCTGGACGACCAGACTTTACGTGGACGATTTTTACTGTTATTAAATAGGTTTTGGAGTTTGATATCTATTGATTCACACAGATTCAGCTTTTACGTTCTGTATTTCACCACCATGTACATATGAACACACCGGATACATTCAGATAATTAACACCTGGCCGACGCCAAAGACGAAGGAGCGTCGCTAAAAGTCATACCAACTTAGCATGTAGGAACTAGTAATCATACCAACCTAATATTTACTCAACATTTACGACGAAGACGATTGAAAGGATTCTaactttttttaaaattaaactaAAAAGTCGTTGCAGTGCGACGCATAGCGCGTTCTGAATAAAAAGTATGATCTTGGCGAATTTACTCTTTGTTCTAAGGGCGGCAAGAAGCTTGGTCACCGGAAAATGCGTTTTTATAAGTGTGGTTACATGAGCGTTTCAGAAATTGGATGATGTGTTTCCAAGAGACCCATAGGCGCAGGACTGGAACCACATAAAAAATtaacgaagaaaatgaaaatttatgccACTCGAGTCTCGAACACGAGATTTACATTACTGTATCTAGGACATGACTGTATGTAGATGAATCTAGTGAAATAAAGCGACATTAAATCTGGTACTACAGCTTGTTACGTTTCTTTTAGaaaatctatttaaaaattatatgttcattttatttgataatatttaaGATTGGAGTAAATAGTCTGGATGGATCAAAAGGAATCAAAAACCTCAGAATCTTCCTGCGACTGTAAAAGTATGTCATACAGAAAAAATAACTGTAAGCAGTTATGTACAAGAAGGAAGAAATGTAGAAAAACAAGTTTCttttaattcattattcataaataTGCCGTTTTGATGCACACAAATTGCTTGTTGTTTTAATTGAATGCCAAGACGAAAATACATCTACAGAAActgtttttaatttctctaaccATCCTAATTTTCGTTATTCTGTGAATTTTTATACGTCATCAAGAACGGTTTTTCCGAAGTAGGACacagacattttttaaatagcgTAGTGTAAGTGCTACTCTTGTTACCAACTGGTTCCAACAAATTATTCCACAGGTTACTCGCATCTTGGGAAACACAAAACATTTCTGATTATCAACGTAACACTCATTAAATAATTGTATAGTTTCATCTGTTATATTCACATAGTGCATGTAGTTTTTGATTCGAATGAAAGCAATCAGCAGTAAGATATGAGAGATCGGCGAATCCATCCTCGGCAAGCGGTACTTTTGCATCTTTCAGAGTCGGTAAAATTTCTACAGTGAAGtaatttctatgaaattctGGATAATCAGCAACTTCTTCGTCTATCTCTTGCTAGCTATAAAGATGAAGCAAAATGGCATATTCTTTATATGCATCTTAGAATGGATATCAAACGGTACTTGAAATTTGTTAGGGAAATAATATCGCATAAACGTGAAATTATAGAAATAGGCCGATTGTGGGGCGAAATTTCACACCGTGCTGAGATAGAGGTAAAATTCGTTTGCAAGATTTTCCAGTTTTTCAGTATAAGTATATCACATTTTGCCTTCGTAATTATACTTCGTAATCAATTGCATTATCATAGTAACTAAAAGTTCGTAGTTTTtcataatataatttttgttacaCGGTAGCAGATTATGTGAAATGTTTCACTGCCAAAATTAGCGATTTTCGTTACACGATATGGTAATGGAAGGATGTAACATCTCTCCAAGATATTTGGTATAAGTGCCACATTCCTAATTGGGATAGACAcaaatattgatttagtaaaggCTAGAGGCGAACTTAAACTGTTTCACACTGTAAGGGCACTGTCGATGATTTCTCTACGGTGAAAATGGAGGATGAAAACAGTGGTAGTTACACCATTTCGATAAGATATTTTCATGGGATTGGGGTTAGGTTCATAGGGGATAGCCTCATTGCATCCTAATAATCTCTGTGGTCACGTGTCGTTCGAGTAACGATCTCGCCGATCTTGGTGATAAGAGAAACGAAATATTACAGCTGTTGTGTTGTTGAGAATTCTGGATCTTAATtaccgaaataaaagtaaaagaacactaaggttacacttagaattcatattaaaatagtttcagatttatttaataaatgtttTCCAGGAGCTTCGTGGGTATACATTTGTatgcgtctcagcactttctttgtctcaccatcttccataccacactgccaacggaacagttacattcatctgtttttcaaAACGCCGCGCACAcgcatacttccacacactcatattcacatatgtgtgtcactactacgcggccaatctagtctagcacacaaaattatacatatcttaatATGTGTAACCCCAAACACTCAGTTGGTCAGTAAACCCGATCAGCAAACTCGCGCGGGATGCGAGATCTCACTAGGAGCTTCCTTCGTGTTCTGTTTTAGCTGGCGACATTTAGCATATCTGTGTACGGGATGAtcactgttttttttttattattattattatttaattcgtaCTTTACAATatatccagctggacattcggtgaatttttctagcttaattgctaaataacatgtggagggcttcccccagcgggataccatcttcgagtttgcctattttatttttttagtgaaATCAGTGTGGTGTTCTCTTTTtagtttcctttctttttagtttagctagctggtttggatgtgtcGGTCATTTGACGGTAGAATAAGGAGTGTCTCCACAAATACTTGGGTTTCGCACTACGAACAATATTCCTACACTGAAAAAAACCGCAATTACGCTCactgaatttatttattataaagacATCAGATAGCTGAAAGGATCACATTCGTGAATTTGTGAGCCGCGATTCATGGATATGTGTGTGAAATTATTACACAGTTATTGAGGATGGAGATGAGGAGTGTAATATTTGTGCGAAAACAATAAAATCCAACAAATGTATGACAACTATGATGAAACATTTAAAAGTGCACAACTCAAGATAGTTATAGAATTAACAGAAATAATGGCTACATATCTTACTTGGAAACTGATAGGAGAAAATAAAAGATAGAtaagttaattttaaatttgataATTACCAACATACTAATTACTAATTACGCGCCTTGAACCAAAGAGACCGGTATCTCATATCAGACATTTAAAACAGTTATTATCAGTAAaatgaagaaacgaagaaagaagaaaatgaaaatcacGTAAATACtgaaatacaaaatatcgaTAGTGTAATTACCACAAATGGTTATATAGACCAGCAAAAATACTGATAGCATTTTCATAATCACATGCAAGTTCAaaacaagaaaagaaagggaaTTTTTGCCGGTTCTGGCGGTGGAGCATGGAACGAATCTATACTTACGCAATACAAACGTTTATTCACGAACAATAAGGCTCTACTACAAACGAGCACGCACATTTGTTGTCTTTAAATTTTTGCACAAACAGGACTTATAGAAAAATCTTTAGATTTCTGATAAGTAGAATTTATAAAGAAATCGTAAGATTTTTTAAAGCGTCTTCTAGTAGGGCTAAAAAAACCTTAGTTAAAGTATTTACTATTCATTAGTAcaagtaattattattaactagttttTAAATAATCTTCTTTCCATCCTACCTTTCCATCCTACCTTTTTCTAGAAAGCTTGTAAAAAACTATGTATCCGATTTATTTAGGAGAATACTCACGATAAGTAACGAGTAAGCAGAAAATGGCTCAACAAGTTTCGAAACTTCACATGAGGAAAAGATAGGACTGCGAATcatcttaaaaaatatcttaTACCTATTAATACACACTACATATATCAGTATGTATATCGTGTCACCTCGTGTTAATTGGTAAGGTCAGATTATAGGGTGAAGGATGTATATTGGTTAATTTACGAGAAATGATTAACGAAAACCTTGGAGTATGGCTTTCGAACGTTGAATACAAGACTTCGTTTGTATTACAATAATTCGATGGACGTATCGTTCGAATTCCTTCCTAGTATTTCACAACAAGTCTTGTTTGCTTTGTGGATCTCTAGAATTGCTTGTTTCTAATACATTTATAggaataaaattgtattatataccCCTAGAGCAGATGAAGCTCAGCAAATAGGGATGTGAACATAAAAAATTAGTGGAGTATTCGAATTTTCTATTGTAATTCTAGATagtctattattttctattaagtACACGACGTAGAAAACTGAAGAATAGTcatagaaaaaaaattttagaaattttattcgaaataagTAATAAAGTAGGCAATAAACTAAATGAACTAGAATTTGCAGAAGAACAACTACTGATATTTGGGCTGTTTTACTTTGTGCTTTTATAAAGGATTAGTAACAATTTTTCCTAATACATTCAACCAAAACTGAAAAAGTAATGATGACGTTTTAAAGTAAAGTAGCCTAATCTATCGTAGAATAGTAATTTAATTAGAGAAATTCGAATTTTCTTTTAACTTTTGTTCGCCTCTTTAcgcgataataaataataatattagtagaagtaataataataattggaaacataaatttgtattttataaactATTTTACAGATAGTTGTATTTGGAAATACTATTAGAACAGTTGTACGAACTTTTTCATTTGCGATATTATTTTCTACAATACGAAAAGGAATGGTATGGTTTgtattatttgtaattattaataatatgtattattaataatatgtattattaataatatggcTAACTCTcgaggaaatttatttttctgcaAAACTGAACAATTTTTACTTCGCTGAATAATAACTTCGTgactaattttttattttatcgtgatAGTAATGAGGAGGAACAAAACAAACAAGCAACGATGAAAGAATAGAAAACGGAAGACAAATAAATAACTGAAAATCACGTTGAATATCTCTCAAGCATTCCCAGTCATTCATAATGTCGTCAGCGACGTTTAACTGCGAAGCTGATTGAGTAGTCAGAGAATCTCCAAACCCAATAATTTGGGGTTAAATTCCTAATTATAAAAAGAGCCGACTATTCTCGGCTAAAAGCGTTATTCTCTTTTATGATTAATAAATCATACAAagtaataaatgtattaatgattatataatttatatacgtAATCAGTTTTTGAGTAAAGAATTTGAGTAAcgtactttaaaaatattgagaaGCGTCAAGTATGTTCGCCAAGTTCCTTCACCACCAATGCTCGCTGACGCGCCTCTATTTTCGACGAGCACCTCCAATAAATTAGTTGCAAAAATTCCAGCATCGGCTGTCAAAGAATCGCCCATCGCGGCAATAACATCTATGTCACCTGGTCTCAAACGATGAACCGATTCGGGAACATTGGGATCTGCCACCTAAAAGGGTTGTTATAAAAATTTAGGATACTCAGTTCCTGGAATTATATCGAGCGATAGCAACAGATCCTAACAATTGTACCAAGCTACGATAATGAATCtatttatttaaatgtaatGACAACTTAAAAATATggcgataaaatattaattggatataaaaAGACGTGCCATGTTTGACTAATTGTTGTatcgattaaataaatatgaatcaCGAAAAATGGCAATAGTATAAAGAGATTAGAAATAAACTTaaaagtatattaaaatttctgtgcgtttaattaatttaaattttcaagGCAAAATACGTCTAACTGTAATTTAAATTAAGCAATGATTTTAGAAAAGTAAATACAAAGAAGTAATATCTAAGGATGATTTCGTTTTTTCATAATAATGGATAAAAATTTGTCAacagtaataaataaaattttaactacCTATAACGTTGCAAGGAAATGGCACGTCTGATGGAACCTGTATTTGAAGTTTGCTTTTATTTCGCGCTGATTGTGAGACTGATCCCCCGTCGTGATTATTTGCTCCTAGAAAATATGTTTCATTAGTTCATACGATTCAGTCATTACGATCTGGCTGAAGTTCATTTTGTGATTTCACTTACGCAAACATAGAATCAAATCTATTTTCAATAATGCAAAAATCACGAGAACTCTTATTTCACTGCTAATATAATTTCGTTTAGAAACTAGGAAACTATATCTGTAAATTCAGTTTCTTATAAACTGAGTTATGTCGCGAACAAACTTAATCGGTTCATGGATTATTTCCATACAAATTACTTTTTAAAAGAGTCACCCAAAAGGAAACATATTACACATGACTTTTTTTACAATAGTGATAAAAGTACATCGCTTCATTTGGAATCAATGACTTTGAAACTTTGGATatcatttttttgaaaaatttcttttatttaatatccatattatatgataaatataaCGTGATTTTCAGTATCTGAATTAATATCCATCTTTCCTCTTAGATAttgaaaaaagaataatattaattccaaaATTAAAACAGCCATGGATAAGATATTACCATAAATGTAATAGTCTGACAAGTgccaaataaatgaaaatgaatattGAATAAATCTATAGTATTCTAGAGTATGGCGTGTAAAGTATGAAATATTGTAAagcattaaatataaatttattacatatGATGATCAAATcgataataattaacaaatgaGTAATTTACACTTTTACCATTGCATCCTTAAACAATATTGAAACATTTAATTTTCTCGCGCTAAGAAATTTCTGGTAACATCCAGTAACATCGATCATTTTCCGTGATGCAACTTGGCCCTAAACAGGATATAAACTTTCTGCACATTGTATATCTGTATAACAAGAATTGTGTACACTTTTTCTAAAATACCGCATTTTCTCTTTTGCGCCGTTTTAAAAACACATTAGTTGAGAATTACATATCGTTCCCTTTTATATATCATAGGAAATGATCACTATATAAAATAATCACATTAAGTAAACACATACCGATACTTTGTGAAAGCCAGTTACGAACTTGCCAATAATAGTACAAATTTATTGGTGAATCTAAAATCATCTTTTGAGACGCTGTCAGCACGCATAATTGTAGCAAAAGATACAAACGAGACTTAACCATCGCCGGTCATCTTGTTCGACCAACTAACGAAATGATGAGATATTCGCGAAAACTCGTACTTTCTACTcggctataactttataacaaTACTAAATGGATTCAAGGTGGTATCCTTTTTTCCCCCTCAACGTTTCTCACGATCTGAGATAAATGTTCTTGTTAAACTGCACAAAAGGCCGCGCTGGCTGCTGCGCACATGTATCATTTTGGAATCTTGATTTTGCTGTGGCCGGTTTTCACGATGAGATGCAATGATCGCTGGGAAGGTTGTCTTGCGTGTAATATATTTGAGAGAAATTGAACACAATTGTAAAGTCGTTATCGAAAGTGAAGCTGGATTGAGGCAATGTCTGTCAGTATATCTCATGCCCTTACCAATCAAGTATAAGATAAGTCGATGAAACATTTCAAGTTCCGCCATGATGAACGATTATTTATACCTGTTTTCGTCATTAACATAACATACATAATCACTTAAGTACTCTCGATGTCTGATGTCGAGCCACGAaaataaaacattgaaataattattctacattttttcgCAGATTTAGTATTGTGGTACAAGATGTAACATCATATATTCCGTATTATTTGTATAATGGACAGCCATATGCTTCATTAATTTTCAATGCGAAGTAATACATCCATGATaattgaaaatagaaatattctgagcattcaataatatttctactattaTTGCAAAATATTACCCGTGACGACAATAAAAATGACAGTGTTTAGGGAGTGGTGACAGTGTTTAGGCCATGAATCGAAATGGCAATTGCAAATGATGTTTCTTATACGTAATTCTTCCAATTGTCCATGCCGGACACGGGATGCTACAGGACGAATGCAAAAATTCTTGAATACACATGCTATAGACATCTGCGCTTTTCTGCAAGTAGAATATTCTACAACTATAACTGGCAATAAGATATACCCATTTCCAGTACAGAAACAATGAATAGAATAATGAGTTGCAGTTGAGAATAAGATTCCATTCGTCCAGAATACATTTGTTAATTATTGCTTTAATAGCAATATCAAGTGCATTAATTAATTACAGAATCTTTTCTTtgcaatatattttgtttttatattatcggtttgctgtggagtgccgaagcgtgcagatgTGTCTCTAGTACCCAGTGTAgttcgaaaacaacacgtgtcgcccaaccgtcgaaagtgaacacagccaagtgtttcctacaccttagggagaagaaaatcccacgcgcctaaccccaacccgaatactagtcTCATACCttcacgactagttattcattcTGAAttgactagctcgatgatggcccagcaatcgcgaccaggctctccggagcaaaCTCGGAACTACCCCGCGCTACCTcctccgtggcagaagtgtagcagaactctccgcaccaacgacgctaatattacaaagaaacggaaaatagaaacatcaaaaCCAGACACGATCGAcacccggaacgaacaatcaacgatacaaataaacacccacaacaggttcgccgtattgcaatccactaacgacgccatggaaatggCGGCAGACACGCCGCCAAACCAACAAGTACAGAGAATCCCCCTCCCTCACCAATATTTGTAGATGATGTCATCGACATAcaaacaatgatcaagtccttagagagagatatctccaaggacAAATACAACCCGAAGATTaacaacaacaaagtaaaaattctgccGACAACCCCTgacgcatacagaaaaatcaccAAACTGCTTAAGACATTGAACGCCAACTTTCACACGTACCAACTCAAACAAGAAAGACCTTTCCAAGTGGTTCtacgcaacatccaccactcagcagacatacacgaactcaaatacgaactctcaaaactcggccacgaagtcatcaacgtaagtaatataaggcatagagtctcgaaagatccgttatccttatttttcatagacataaaacaaaagcctaacaataaggaaatttagaatatcagtcgcctaatgaacgcaatagtaaaattcgaaccaccgcttgtgaaaaaagaaatagtgcaatgcaaaaggtgccaaaggtacggtcacacgcagaaatactgcaaccataccttccgctgtgttaaatgtgcaggcactcactccactgaccagtgcgctaaatcaccggaaaccccagcgaaatgcatccactgtcaaggtgaccatcctgcaaactataaaggctgctcagcctataaaactctatacacaaacaggtaccctaaactcagagcaaaagaggtaaccaaccaaacacccagcccgccgaaattcacgactaccccaatccccttaaccaaccaaacacccaatcctaccaaattcatcaccacctcaacctcttatgcccaagcagtacaaggcatccaaaataacccgaatagcc is from Bombus vancouverensis nearcticus chromosome 17, iyBomVanc1_principal, whole genome shotgun sequence and encodes:
- the LOC117165177 gene encoding phospholipase B1, membrane-associated-like; this translates as MADSNEDSSNAYNLIPDPSSTCIYNVWKKRSDDLQQQHRFHLYRCQGALRAKLSRHRPVWPSPWVAGARKVPESVQHSNPGDIDVIAAMGDSLTIGARAISIYTFEVNIENRDIVGSVGVQGTWRQYLTLPNILKVADPNVPESVHRLRPGDIDVIAAMGDSLTADAGIFATNLLEVLVENRGASASIGGEGTWRTYLTLLNIFKQEIDEEVADYPEFHRNYFTVEILPTLKDAKVPLAEDGFADLSYLTADCFHSNQKLHALYASNLWNNLLEPVGNKSSTYTTLFKKCLCPTSEKPFLMTYKNSQNNEN